From the genome of Mya arenaria isolate MELC-2E11 chromosome 5, ASM2691426v1:
ATCTCTATATTTCTATGaacataaaatcaacaaaaggtagaacataataaataaaagaaaatccCGCCAGCAGCAACAATTGAACGCGGGATTTATCGTGTATAGCCATTACATAACGACAGTAGTCAGCAAATGAATGTGTTTGTAAATTTCAGTGAGtaacatacttttatttaaaacaaaccatATTTGTCGTCACTTTTCGCTATCAGGTAAAGACAAATACAGATAGGTCTTCGTTGTTCGtgcaaaaatacacaaatatgaTCGGACCGTCGAACTTATGTCTGCCTAAAGCCGAATCATCGTTCAAAGTATTTAAGGTGCTTCAGAAATATATGCATTACAAGAAAACAGCCTTACACTGAACATCGAcataaaattgttgtttgtcGACTCCATCTTCTTCTGCGCAGCCAGTTGGTTTCATTCTGTTTCTTgcaatacatgtaaaatttcCTTCGTCAGTTCGAGAAATATTCAGAAAGTTGATTAGCTGTCCAGCTTTTTCGACTTCCGCATCGGAATCACTTATCCATGTTACAAAGGTTTCCCTTGGATTTCCTAGCGACACATTGCAATAAATACTGAAGTTTGAACCTTCAATAGCCACTAACTTAGTTTCAGCATTTGATATTTGTGGTGGATctgaaagaaaatatacaaatcGACATAATCCCATTGGTAAAAGTAAATCATATGTTAAAGATAAATCGACAGTAAGTTGTTTAGGCATCATttgttaataataacaattttacCAAGATTTAAGTTCTTTTTTGtcgacaaaaatatttattcttatatcaaaatttaaaaagcaaTGTAATTGCGCAAGAAAAATTAAACTCTTTAGTGGATAAGGATAttgttataatatcattttcaaataaaatacttttaagttCTATTTTAGCAATGAACAGTAGAAATATTCATGATATACTTGTGCTTACATATTACATCGAGGATAAATAATGTCTCATTTTGACCTTTAACAGATTTTCCATACGACGTGATCATCGTGTTACTTGCATAGCAAATGTATGTTGCCGAGTTATTTTTTGTCACATGTGCAATAAACAATTCATTCGCCAGTGAGTTGTTCCATCTATAGGATGGTTCCGGCTTTGCTTTTGCAAAACATGTCACAATTAAGAGTTGATTTGAAACAACGTTAACAATCGAATCTTCAATTTCTACCATACTGTTGCAAGTATTAAACCTAAGAATCGGAACTTCTGGAGGATCTGTAACAAAACAATAGTGAATAcgttatatttattatcaaggGCAAAAACAGACACTTacatttgaatttattgaaaaaaacgtCTCTTTTATTCTTAAcgaaaaaaagagttaaaatcGAAAGGCAAAGCTTATGTATAGTTTTCAAAATTCTATGTCAATTTCCCTAATATATCGTTTACTTTGTAATTCTCACATTCGCACTTGGTATACTGtactatataattttaaatacaagtcaATGATAAATAAGGTTATATAATACACGGAAAACTCTTTTGTCGCTGAATCAAAAGGAGAATTAAGATTGTTAATTTCAGTGGTTAAGtggtttatattttctatagacataaatatgatcttacactgacatatacaaagcaaatatatagataaaatataCTTACACAGGACTTGAACTTGAAAGGTTTTTGTAACACTCTTTTGAATTGTATTAAAACCCgttggatataaaacatttgaaacattgcAAGAAATATTCGTGTCATAATGGAACTCGTGTGAGATTTCTTCTCCAACTTGAAAGTTGGACCAAATGTACGTCGGATGCGGTCGTGCATCAGCAAAGGCGACAATACTGGTTTCATCGCCTTTTATTACATAAATGACTCTTGATGTGATGTTCTTTCCACTTTGACGAAAATAAAACTGTAGACTCCTAGGACCAtctaaatatgtataaacactATTTAGTTTGCAAACGCTGAAGTGAATTTCTTTTCGATTATACTTAATCTGTCTATCGGTCTTTTTAACAATAGTCATCGtctaatataaatattatttagcaaatcaaaattatttaaaaactgaaCAAAGATATGATTTATTACTAACAATATGTTACTCACATTGTATATTCATATCAAACGTTGTATTTGAACGTCCGTTGACAATCTCTCCAATGCTAGGCTTCATGATATTCTCAACACTTAAAATGTACAAACCATCATGTGATAATTGGATTTGACTTAATGAAagtgtttttctttcaaatgtgTAGCCTGTAGGCAATATCCAAACAAAGTTTTCAGGAGACGGGTTCCCATCACTTTTACAAGTAATGCGAACGTTTGAGTTTAAGGTTATGTTTAAAACGCCTTTGCTCACATTTGCACTGCCAATCGTACACGTTGGAGGATTTGGTTCATCTGAAAGCAGAATAAAGCGATAAATAGTTAAACATTTCTTCTTGAGTTTGATCGTAATAAATATAGACAAAGCATGTATTATCAATTCATTTTAACTTACAATACACGTGTATATACACAACTCGCCAATCATTCCATCCCAGTATATGTGATGTATAGCAGATGCATGTTGAGTCAGTTAAATCAGCAGCGATCCAAGTGACGGTACTTATAGCACTGGACTGTGAATTCCCGTTGCTTTGAATACCATCGTAGCAAGACCATTTTAGAGTTGCCATAGGATTTCCACCGTCTACTTGGCATTGCAACGACTGTTTTGTGTTGGAATTTCGTATCAAGTAAAAGTCAACGTCATGTGTTTGATTGCTAACGAGAACATGTTTATCTGGGTTGtctgaaacatttattaaacaaattttaactgCTTAGACGCTAGTCAGGACActattgtataaatatgttaatcgtgttcaaatataaatgtaaatataaatacgtCATTTATACAAGTCGTattcattttactgaccgtaccaaggcggtacctaacaatccttgataaacatctTCAGTTTTTTTATGTATGAACTATATGTGTTCActtgtttgtggatttttttgctatatgtcaatgtttctggtttgtgacaGTTTTTGTGTTTGTGCGTTTTCCCTGTGCAATTAAACGGAGTTTATGTTTCCGCAtgttaatgcatattttgatacgatttaacgtttttattggattcgggattgttgggataagagtgaggttgtgcacatacctagttttttgtatatagtatttatttactgtactgtttgtggagtttcgtgctgttcttccatgtttcttgtttgtgattttatgttctatgtctttggcgtttacccagtgccattaaaccaggtttatgtttaaacttcttgctactgagcttgtttctttcgcttttcgcataaatattcagAATTAACCATTTTACGTCGGGAATCAAATAAGCCTTAGACAGTGCAACAAATGAAGTTATTATTGCAAATACTTTAAAATCATCAGATCAATGACACTGTTGACTTTGGCTATGACAAGGTATGTGTTAAATTGTTAATTATAGTGCTTTTTAATATAGGTAAAATGGGGCATCCAGATTATTAAAAAGTTAAACGTACGAACAGATGTCTTATTCCAATGTAAAAGACCTCAATGGACCAAGGTCCTCTTCTATGTCCACATTGAAACATAATTGTGACTTAAGTGTATCCTATCAACGTGTTCCGAACGAGGGTtatctttaattaaaatttgagtttaaatatatattccgAAACTTACAgcccaatttatttttaatggaTGTGACTTTCTAGTAGAATTTAATTCATAACATTCTCTAAATATTTCGAAATGCAGTTCTTGTTCTTACGATATTGAGTCGtacattcatttataataagGCCCCATTGTCAGTTAAAGGTTAAATTTAGAGGATCAACTTCAGACAAACTATCCATTAGAGTTTTATCTTAATCATATACAAACTTtaacatttgtgaaatattttgaagatGGGTTGAGgtcaaagttttataaatatcgtAGACATTAAGGTAAGatgaatgcaaaataaaacattcgcagaaaacaaaatatctgtTCATATTGCTAGTATGTATTTATGAGTTAAGCACTTCTCGATGACTCATtaagtaacaattttttttaaagttgcttttaaatattacataacaCACATTCTAGTAGTTCACGCACACaaagaaaagcaattatatttcgaaatgtgttcaaaaatcaatcaatttctttataaaaacttATTAGACGAGTCGTACGTATCCTatgaaaataactgtttttacaATTCTTCAGTATACTAGTTATAAACGACACTTACATATAATATTAAGATGAATCCGTCTGCTGAACACATTCACCTCTGCAGTGTTATTCGCCGTACAGAAGAGTGTCATTCCATTATGTTCTGCACTTACGTTAAAAGAAAGCGTGCTTTCAGCAGTTTTTGTTCCATCATTTTTAGACCAAATCGTGACCGAAGAAAACTCTGTAATATCTGTATCATCAGTTGACTGATTGGGCGTTTGTTTGTCCAAGAACCAACTGATATTTGCCACCGGAATTCCATTGGGAGCTTCACATATCAGGGATAACTGTTTGGTATCGTTTATAGTCACATTCTGTACATCCGATTGTATGGTAGCTTTTTGTATTGGTacttataaaatagaaaaaaaatatattaaatgatagataggtattcaaatacaaattgaaaatataaccGAGTATTACATAACAAAGGAGAGGTCCGCGTAAATAGAGCTCCCGTTTTTAggaatgaaaactatttttaattattagtaTGCCTGGCGGACATAGGGCGATAtcttttattaataaacatatattatatcataacgTTCATATATTGCTATGGTCTAACTTGAAACAGCACAGTCCAAAATTACACAATGAATAATGTACTCTTAACTTGTGCAATTTGATATGCCGATATGGTCTAGTAAACATTGGTTAAGTAATTATTGAGTAAGGGAGCATAGCTGGTCAATTTGACGCCATTTTAATAGTTAAAATCTGAATAAGGTATATAAAAACGAAAATAACGCACCGACTCCATAGAAATTTGCAATGGTGTACAACTCAATCTCaagtaaattttttttatatcattcgTCTTAATAAGCAAAATAGTGAGTGTTGGTCAATATTCAACTGTTCAGTATAACCGTTACAATTCATTAGAGTTAGTCGTTGCAATTGTGTTCTTATCCTAACATAACAATTAAATCTTCCCAACTTAAGCATACAGGATAGCAATAGAAACAGAAGATGTTTGTGTATGGTCTTTCTGGATAAATCTCGTACTTAGTTATTGATGCGTTATAGCTTCCGatacaaacaaaatcattcgAAGGGAATCAGCCTATCAGAAATGTAATTGTTAACTCACCTGTCACTCTCAATGCCACAAAGGTACTTAACGTGGGTCCGAAAAAGTCTTCACACTGCCACAATCCATTTTCCCTTCTTGATATCGTTGCAATGAAGCATTCCAGGCTTTTTGTTTGATAATCACAAGTGCACTGATCAACAAATTCTGGTCTGGTACCAATGCGTATGACACAACTGCTATCATTAAACACTGAATAGACTaccgttttaaatgattgactGAAAGCAAGCGTGAGTGCATCATATCCTGCGCTACACTTAAACGACACCGAATTGTTTTCCAAGGATAATTGCGGTTTGATAGACATAGAAATATCGTTACAATctgaaaattataaatacaagtttttcataatttgttttttaacaatgaataaCCAAGAACTATGCTTAAACTTACTAATGTTTGACCTGTATGTTTAATCAATGGCAAACCTAGTAGTTAGTGGGCTTTTTCCGGTGGAATATAACCATTACGTATTTCCTGTTTTGCCCATGTGTAATATAACAACAGCACTTTCACGtttataaacactttaattaGAAATATTTCAGCACGTCACACTATTATCTTTATTTCTAGTtgtgttttatgataaagatGATTTTGAATCAgtagttttttttccatttaaatcattatatgaaATCTTTTAACAACAGGTGAAACAAACTGATGGtgattattatttgtttcttatcCTGTCGggtatataattttaaattgaaacagtCAATGGCAGCTTATGATTacgtttttttaatcataatgaaatatgtatatactaTAACCACTAATGCTAATGGAGAATGATTATAATTTAATCTTTGATAGGATGATTTAACAGAATAATGTTAATTGAACAATTCTACTTTTAGTTTTACAGTTCAAAAGAAAATTAAGTTTGTAATAACTATGATGGTTGTAATAGTATTTTGGAATAGGTTTCTTCCTCCCGTCAAAGAAATGGTCACATTCAAATGAACAATGAAATTCGTCAACAATGATATTCTAATTACAAACATTACCAAGTCTTTAATAACGTTCAATGCCTAAGTGACACTCTTTTCTATTGGCATGAGATTATTCATAGCtctaaatttacaaaacaagtaTCTAAAATGAACAGGAAATATCTCTTAATGTCTTCAAAACGATAGTCAGattgtatacatgttaaataaGACACCATCGGGAACTATCTATAGTTTTCTTCCATTTTTGACAGAATTGGTCTAAAAATCTTTTTGAACAAcagttttaatatgatttacaTAATCTTTAGACATACCCTAAGTATCTTAACAATTCTTGACAAAACTGATTCACGGAGAAATAAGTATAATATTACTATAAAAGGACAAAGCATATAAGtacaaaatgttacaatttaattttgtcattttaaaaatttagTACTTTTTCCCAAAAGCAAAGAAGTCTGATTTAACTTGTAACATATCAGGGTCTTAAAACCTTCGTCACcttttgtattttaatagtGAACGACGCCatgaacatatttcaatattgagATATTACAAAATTACGTCTCATCTTACCGTTTGTGACCTCATCAGACGATCAGTTAAAATATAGGAAAattcattgtgttttaattttttcaGGATATCATCAGATAATTTATTATACTTATAAACGGAATTATTTTGATcggatatattttgtttcataccCTGCCAggtatatcatttattattaaatgcatttaacgCGGGAAATAGCATTGATTTGTCCGTGTGTGGTATTCAGCTCATTATCAACGCAGGTGAAAAGGGAACGTATTGTTATTTATACTGGAATAAAGCTCAGAATGGTCACTGACAGTGTGGAATGACTAAATACCCGTGAATCCTTACACACACTCTAAAGCTAAGTAAGAGGTTTAATTCAATGAAATCCGCAAAAGTTTTGCTAACATGTTCgatctttcaaattttcattcagtaaatggcgacgtaataattatataatctgGTCATGTACGATAATCCTGATAATATTTATCAACCAACAAGAAATAGATAACGACAGCTACGCAATCAATTGTTAACTTTGCTTGAGGGGTGTCCCACAGGTAGCGGCGTAGCAAGAACACTCTTTCAAAAAGGagtatttagaaaaacaaatttaaatagtAGTTATACTCCAAAAATAAGCATAAGAGTAACGtaaaatttattgatttcagtgtaagatcggcTTTAATTTTATTCGTcataaaagacaaaacaattatttgacacttgtaaaataaaattcaattttacactgaaatcaacaaataaccTATACTAATCTGAAACGATATCATACACACTATTTGTTCAAAGATAGTTCAACATGACtcatgatataaacatttcaatacatacactaATGCAATGAACAATACAAGGACAAGCTCAGTagttgaaaattcaaaaaatacatgcattttaaacaattatatggACGGACATAATATGGTATATATTGACAACTCCAAATATGTGATATGTACAGTTATAATCTGGTCAAAATTTgtcaatgaattatttttaaatataattatctagaataatgataaattgtGTTCACAATCTAAGCGTCTATTCACTATTCATACTAGAAACAAATGattacaagtatttttttcactaaattcGGAATGGCATGTATTCCAATATTTCTGATATAACTGAACATCTTATTGTACAGCAGAGTTACATTTTACCATCCTAATAATTTGCTTTGTGTGGAATCAAAGGTGAGTAACTCTTTCATTCAATCGAGACGTTTTCATATACACTATTTTGAGTTGTGTCCCATATACTAGTCTAAGTGAAAGTAATTTAGGCTAGTACAAGGACAGGTTAAATCAATTATCATTTTCGCCGACATTcgaactttaaaaaaaga
Proteins encoded in this window:
- the LOC128233542 gene encoding hemicentin-1-like; this translates as MYVTPVTILCFLVYFRITDCNDISMSIKPQLSLENNSVSFKCSAGYDALTLAFSQSFKTVVYSVFNDSSCVIRIGTRPEFVDQCTCDYQTKSLECFIATISRRENGLWQCEDFFGPTLSTFVALRVTVPIQKATIQSDVQNVTINDTKQLSLICEAPNGIPVANISWFLDKQTPNQSTDDTDITEFSSVTIWSKNDGTKTAESTLSFNVSAEHNGMTLFCTANNTAEVNVFSRRIHLNIIYNPDKHVLVSNQTHDVDFYLIRNSNTKQSLQCQVDGGNPMATLKWSCYDGIQSNGNSQSSAISTVTWIAADLTDSTCICYTSHILGWNDWRVVYIHVYYEPNPPTCTIGSANVSKGVLNITLNSNVRITCKSDGNPSPENFVWILPTGYTFERKTLSLSQIQLSHDGLYILSVENIMKPSIGEIVNGRSNTTFDMNIQYGPRSLQFYFRQSGKNITSRVIYVIKGDETSIVAFADARPHPTYIWSNFQVGEEISHEFHYDTNISCNVSNVLYPTGFNTIQKSVTKTFQVQVLYPPEVPILRFNTCNSMVEIEDSIVNVVSNQLLIVTCFAKAKPEPSYRWNNSLANELFIAHVTKNNSATYICYASNTMITSYGKSVKGQNETLFILDVIYPPQISNAETKLVAIEGSNFSIYCNVSLGNPRETFVTWISDSDAEVEKAGQLINFLNISRTDEGNFTCIARNRMKPTGCAEEDGVDKQQFYVDVQYKARIQRFAALSATVNHTEELSFVCDIDSDPPASVSIMSTNGTTLHFTRGNNQLRYRKNSSCLDDNGNFTCTSENKHNGGSPESRNVTVDVRCSPIYPRNYSPETVVKSQIGDQTILNFSIFSNPLPTSVIWTNLSNNMQLHANTSESDRVFIDTSDDMRSSVVVIKSIEPWDSGNYSVRVKNEFGNLTETFHIVLDASQPTTNIIAHVTVFGGLDITNKSAFE